From one Microbacter margulisiae genomic stretch:
- a CDS encoding four helix bundle protein gives MERKYSFENLEVWKDARNFVVDVYTLTKTMPEHEKYGLCSQIQRASVSIASNIAEGTSRTTDKEKIRFIEIAYGSLMEVYCQFYLALDLEYITKEQFESQKSAVDKVAIKLSALKNAYKKRLND, from the coding sequence ATGGAACGCAAGTATAGTTTCGAGAATTTAGAGGTATGGAAAGATGCTCGTAATTTTGTAGTGGATGTTTATACGTTGACAAAAACTATGCCTGAACACGAAAAATATGGATTATGTTCTCAAATACAAAGAGCGTCTGTTTCAATTGCTTCAAATATTGCTGAAGGCACTTCCAGAACGACAGATAAAGAAAAAATACGATTTATTGAAATAGCCTATGGATCACTTATGGAAGTTTATTGTCAATTTTATCTTGCTCTAGACTTAGAATATATAACCAAAGAACAATTTGAATCCCAGAAATCGGCAGTCGATAAGGTTGCAATAAAATTAAGTGCATTGAAAAATGCCTATAAAAAACGATTAAACGACTAA
- a CDS encoding AAA family ATPase: MTTNKPYNPFLIAGYHSPDYFCDRETETAKIISALDNDRNISLMSPRRYGKTGLIRHVFYQLTEKESNIVCIYIDIYATQNLNDFVKLFAENVLGKVDDNLEKAMKRFAAFFKSFRPVLSYDSLSGQPELSVKIETETAHNSLQEVFSYLQQSGKRCYIAVDEFQQVAEYPEKGTEALLRSYIQFSTNVKFIFSGSRQHLMSEIFLSAKRPFYQSTQLMTLDVVTRERYYQFASFHFQKAGFTLSEACFDTVYTLFEGHTWYVQAVLNRLYEYRTNIDEQELVYYALHELLEENTYSYQELLNAYSSVQVNLLKAVAKEKIVTQINAGQFISKYGLKNVSSITRALNKLLEKELIYKSERGYMVYDRFLGIWLSKL, from the coding sequence ATGACCACGAATAAACCGTACAATCCATTCTTGATCGCAGGCTATCACAGTCCCGATTATTTTTGCGATCGTGAAACGGAAACGGCAAAAATTATTTCGGCTTTGGATAACGATAGAAATATTTCGTTGATGAGCCCACGCCGTTACGGAAAAACAGGGCTTATCCGCCACGTTTTTTATCAACTCACTGAAAAAGAAAGCAATATTGTATGCATCTACATAGATATTTATGCTACTCAAAATCTGAATGACTTTGTAAAGCTATTTGCCGAAAATGTATTGGGAAAAGTAGATGATAATTTGGAAAAAGCAATGAAAAGATTTGCTGCTTTCTTCAAAAGTTTTCGTCCGGTGCTTTCGTACGACTCCCTGAGCGGACAACCCGAATTAAGTGTGAAGATTGAAACGGAAACAGCTCATAACAGTCTACAGGAAGTCTTTTCGTATTTGCAGCAGTCGGGCAAGCGTTGTTACATAGCTGTTGATGAATTTCAACAGGTTGCCGAATACCCTGAAAAAGGGACAGAAGCACTTTTACGCTCGTATATACAGTTTTCAACCAATGTGAAATTTATTTTTTCGGGTAGCAGGCAGCACCTGATGAGCGAGATATTTCTATCGGCTAAGCGACCTTTTTACCAAAGCACACAACTGATGACTTTAGATGTGGTAACCCGCGAGCGCTATTATCAATTTGCTTCTTTTCATTTTCAAAAGGCAGGATTTACCCTGAGCGAAGCTTGTTTTGATACGGTTTACACTCTATTCGAAGGGCACACCTGGTATGTACAGGCAGTGCTCAATCGTCTCTACGAATATCGCACAAACATAGATGAACAGGAGTTAGTCTATTATGCCCTGCATGAATTGCTCGAAGAAAACACGTATAGTTATCAGGAATTGCTCAATGCTTATTCGTCAGTTCAGGTAAATTTACTAAAAGCAGTGGCAAAAGAAAAGATCGTAACACAAATCAATGCCGGTCAGTTTATTTCCAAATACGGACTTAAAAATGTGAGCAGCATAACTCGTGCATTAAATAAATTGCTCGAGAAAGAACTTATTTACAAATCGGAAAGAGGATATATGGTTTACGACCGATTTCTGGGAATATGGTTAAGTAAATTATGA
- a CDS encoding ABC transporter permease: protein MNNENEEWTTVIKPKNRLLDIDLKAVWRYRDLWYMFVKRDITTSYKQTILGPLWFIIQPAITTIMYMIVFGGIAHISTDGLPQPLFYLAGISMWNYFSECLNRTSSTFTNNASIFGKVYFPRLVVPLSTITSSLIRLAIQLGLFLLVYLYYIYIGTPIHPNVTLLLFPVLLVIMAGLSLGFGILISSLTTKYRDLTLLFGFIVQLWMYATPVIYPLSMMSPHRQWIMALNPLTSIIEAFKYSTLGAGVFSWGMLTYSFVFMLFILAIGIITFNKVERSFMDTV, encoded by the coding sequence ATGAACAACGAAAACGAGGAATGGACCACCGTCATCAAACCCAAAAACAGACTCCTTGACATTGATTTGAAAGCGGTATGGCGTTATCGCGACTTATGGTATATGTTTGTAAAGCGCGACATTACCACTTCCTATAAGCAAACCATCTTGGGTCCACTTTGGTTTATCATTCAACCTGCCATTACAACCATCATGTACATGATTGTCTTTGGCGGCATTGCGCATATCTCTACTGACGGACTTCCGCAACCCCTTTTTTACCTGGCAGGCATCTCAATGTGGAATTATTTTTCCGAGTGCCTGAACCGTACCTCATCGACTTTCACTAATAATGCCTCCATCTTCGGGAAAGTCTATTTTCCGCGCCTTGTAGTACCTTTGTCGACAATCACATCAAGCCTGATCCGGTTAGCCATACAATTGGGACTATTCCTCTTGGTGTATCTCTATTATATCTATATCGGAACCCCCATTCATCCGAATGTAACCCTTCTGTTGTTTCCGGTTCTGTTAGTCATCATGGCAGGCCTATCCCTGGGGTTCGGTATCCTGATCTCATCTCTGACGACCAAGTACCGCGACTTAACGTTATTATTCGGCTTTATTGTCCAGCTTTGGATGTATGCCACCCCTGTGATCTACCCCCTCAGCATGATGTCTCCCCACCGGCAATGGATCATGGCACTCAATCCGCTCACATCCATCATAGAAGCCTTTAAGTACAGCACCCTCGGAGCTGGCGTATTCAGTTGGGGGATGCTAACCTATAGTTTTGTTTTTATGCTTTTTATCCTGGCCATTGGCATCATCACATTCAACAAGGTAGAGCGATCGTTTATGGATACAGTGTAA
- a CDS encoding glycosyltransferase family 2 protein yields the protein MDSSKIMLSVIIPCYNTGEYLPEALASVYAYTGNYTCEIIIIDDGSTDLTTLKLLDSLSGKHIVLKQSNAGPAAARNAGCKIAQGDFLLFLDSDNSIVPEYIDYGINSLLKNHEAGVVYAKANFIGDASRGEFKVAPFDIKELLVSNYIDMCAVIRKKAWESVNGFDESRHFLTLEDWDFWLKLYEQGWKFIFIEKALFYYRIRKGSLMDIHLQNKDYLRRNAYLFDKHYDLYRKHYAFIIDNTIAHFKKQSSAYRIGNILTMPVKIIKKTFN from the coding sequence ATGGACTCCTCTAAGATTATGTTATCTGTCATAATTCCATGTTACAATACAGGAGAGTACCTCCCCGAAGCATTAGCAAGCGTGTACGCCTATACAGGCAACTATACGTGTGAAATCATTATCATTGACGATGGATCGACGGATCTTACAACACTTAAACTTTTGGATTCGCTATCCGGAAAACATATCGTGCTAAAACAATCTAACGCTGGCCCCGCTGCGGCAAGAAATGCCGGTTGTAAAATTGCTCAAGGGGATTTTTTATTATTTCTGGATAGTGACAACTCAATTGTTCCGGAATATATTGATTATGGCATTAATAGTTTATTGAAAAATCATGAGGCAGGAGTAGTATATGCAAAAGCCAATTTTATAGGCGATGCCAGTAGAGGTGAGTTCAAAGTTGCTCCTTTTGACATCAAAGAGCTTTTGGTGTCAAACTATATCGACATGTGTGCTGTTATACGTAAAAAAGCATGGGAAAGTGTAAACGGTTTTGATGAATCCCGCCATTTTCTGACACTTGAAGATTGGGATTTCTGGCTCAAACTATATGAACAAGGATGGAAGTTCATATTCATCGAAAAAGCCCTGTTTTACTACAGAATCCGGAAAGGATCATTAATGGATATTCACCTTCAGAATAAAGATTATCTCAGACGTAACGCATATCTTTTCGATAAACATTATGATTTATACCGGAAACATTATGCATTTATCATTGATAATACGATAGCTCATTTCAAAAAACAATCATCAGCATACCGTATTGGAAACATATTGACAATGCCTGTGAAAATCATAAAAAAAACATTTAACTAA
- a CDS encoding ABC transporter ATP-binding protein, which yields MSTAIKFENISKQYRLGLVSTRTLSHDLNRWWQMNMLRREDPYLKIGEINDRAHKGTSEYVWALKDINFEVEQGDVVGIIGKNGAGKSTLLKILSKVTTPTTGIIKAKGRIASLLEVGTGFHPEMTGRENIYMNGAIMGMTRPEINRKFDEIVDFAGVERYIDTPVKRYSSGMTVRLGFAVAAFLEPEILVVDEVLAVGDAEFQKKAIGKMQDVSHGDGRTVLFVSHNMGAIQQLCKNICVLKNGSVSFIGNVDKGVAFYLQDSMFAKLENIQQQLSKQVDDKNFKLLNVYAVQEGKTAESFYTNKDIEVYFKYEVLKETYALRIGFDLINTQTGMVIFRSFHDDHSDTIETINKGIYESKATIPNNLFLEGEYILSVSVGIHNVRWIIYDSIKIPLSYYNVDGINKVYISDYRPGIINPFIMWENKIITK from the coding sequence ATGTCGACGGCTATTAAATTCGAAAACATCTCCAAACAATACCGCCTCGGGCTGGTCTCCACCCGCACACTATCGCACGACCTCAACCGTTGGTGGCAGATGAATATGCTGCGCCGGGAAGACCCATACCTGAAGATAGGTGAAATAAACGACCGCGCCCACAAAGGAACCAGTGAATATGTCTGGGCGCTGAAAGATATTAATTTTGAAGTGGAACAAGGGGATGTAGTAGGCATTATCGGTAAAAACGGCGCAGGAAAAAGCACCCTTCTTAAAATTCTCTCCAAAGTAACGACTCCTACAACAGGCATCATTAAAGCGAAAGGACGTATCGCCTCTTTACTGGAGGTAGGCACCGGCTTCCATCCCGAAATGACAGGACGGGAAAACATTTACATGAACGGAGCAATCATGGGAATGACACGACCTGAAATCAACCGGAAGTTTGATGAGATTGTGGATTTTGCAGGTGTGGAACGTTATATTGATACGCCGGTAAAACGATATTCCTCCGGGATGACAGTACGGCTTGGCTTTGCCGTAGCCGCATTCCTGGAACCTGAAATTCTGGTTGTGGACGAAGTGTTGGCTGTTGGCGATGCCGAATTTCAAAAAAAAGCCATTGGCAAAATGCAGGATGTTTCCCATGGAGATGGGAGAACGGTATTGTTTGTTAGTCATAATATGGGGGCAATACAACAATTATGTAAAAATATTTGCGTCTTAAAAAATGGATCTGTTAGTTTTATTGGAAATGTTGACAAAGGGGTAGCATTTTATTTACAAGATAGTATGTTTGCAAAATTAGAAAACATACAACAGCAATTGAGTAAACAAGTCGATGATAAGAACTTTAAACTTCTTAATGTTTACGCAGTACAAGAAGGAAAGACAGCAGAATCCTTTTATACCAACAAGGACATAGAAGTATATTTTAAATATGAAGTATTGAAGGAAACTTATGCATTGAGAATTGGTTTTGACCTAATAAATACACAAACAGGCATGGTAATTTTCAGATCATTCCACGATGACCACTCTGATACCATTGAAACGATAAATAAAGGAATCTATGAATCCAAAGCCACAATACCTAATAATTTATTTTTAGAAGGAGAATATATTCTAAGTGTTTCTGTAGGAATTCATAATGTTAGATGGATAATATACGATAGCATAAAAATTCCACTAAGTTATTATAACGTAGATGGTATAAATAAAGTATACATATCAGACTACAGACCTGGCATAATTAATCCATTTATCATGTGGGAGAATAAAATCATAACTAAATAA
- a CDS encoding FkbM family methyltransferase yields the protein MHKAIDVKIANFCRRWLSYYIRKREKTIDPEAIKETTWLANFTQNSDYFQHKLDDNIKIILYKDSLLCKYIYFSFEETEIMFLRKFLSPGDCFYDIGANIGLYTLYAANIVGIQGTVYAFEPAPSTFSRLEKNIQLNSYSNVILENIGLSNSKEILPFHLSTNGYDAWNSFANLNELNNSNITNVHTITLDEYDETNQIQHIDLMKIDVEGWELNVLKGASKLLASTEAPVLLVEFTETNAFAAGYYCGELFDYVKSFGYNWYSYDKDTNRLQLQEKKLHYPYENIIAIKDIEVCYKRIGNPSV from the coding sequence ATGCATAAAGCAATTGATGTCAAAATCGCTAATTTTTGCAGACGCTGGCTTTCCTATTATATTAGGAAACGAGAAAAAACTATTGATCCAGAAGCTATCAAAGAAACGACATGGCTAGCAAATTTCACACAGAATTCAGATTATTTTCAACATAAACTGGATGACAATATTAAAATTATTTTATACAAAGACAGCCTATTATGCAAATATATTTATTTCAGCTTTGAAGAAACAGAAATCATGTTTCTAAGAAAATTCTTATCTCCTGGAGATTGTTTTTATGATATTGGAGCTAATATCGGGCTATATACATTATATGCTGCCAATATAGTAGGTATTCAGGGTACAGTATACGCCTTTGAACCAGCTCCCTCTACTTTTTCCAGATTAGAAAAGAACATCCAACTAAATTCATATTCTAATGTTATATTAGAGAATATTGGATTGTCCAACTCAAAAGAAATCTTGCCATTTCACTTGTCTACTAACGGGTATGATGCATGGAATAGTTTTGCAAATCTAAATGAACTTAATAATAGTAATATAACTAATGTGCATACAATTACCTTAGATGAATACGATGAAACAAATCAAATTCAACATATAGATTTAATGAAAATTGACGTAGAAGGGTGGGAATTAAATGTATTAAAAGGAGCCTCTAAACTTTTAGCTTCAACAGAGGCCCCTGTTCTGTTAGTAGAATTTACGGAAACAAATGCATTTGCAGCAGGTTATTATTGTGGCGAATTATTTGACTATGTAAAATCATTTGGATATAATTGGTATTCATATGATAAGGACACAAATAGATTACAGTTGCAAGAAAAAAAATTACACTATCCATACGAAAACATTATTGCAATAAAAGATATTGAGGTTTGCTATAAACGCATTGGCAATCCTTCTGTTTAA
- a CDS encoding polysaccharide deacetylase family protein, producing MSHVKSLLKHFPLINKIYDQFNPFAGLILMLHRVVEVRSPIIDNRKLEITPAFLEQTIEQYQAAGYQFVSIDQAYQIQIHRNKAQKPYLCFTFDDGFRDNLTMALPVFQKYHIPFTVYVTTDFPDNRAFVWWYWLENLLLNESTFIVNDGDSYPCDSISDRNQTFEAIKQKMRNHPSANAKTALQELLGSTFNEYQNMAMPDLLLSWDDIRTLLRSGLCTIGSHGVTHTSLTQLNESSLMNELQQSRQRLKKETGQEPTHFAYPYGDMNNYVAAAVKQSGYLSAVCIDGGMQRQHQNPFYFKRALLYQP from the coding sequence ATGTCTCATGTTAAATCGTTACTAAAGCATTTCCCACTGATCAACAAAATTTATGATCAGTTCAATCCTTTTGCAGGATTGATCCTGATGCTACACAGGGTGGTAGAAGTACGCAGCCCAATTATTGACAACAGGAAATTGGAAATTACACCTGCATTTTTAGAGCAAACGATAGAACAATATCAGGCTGCCGGTTATCAGTTCGTAAGCATTGACCAAGCTTATCAAATACAGATACACAGGAATAAAGCTCAGAAACCCTATCTCTGTTTTACATTTGATGATGGATTCCGGGATAATCTAACGATGGCATTGCCGGTCTTTCAAAAATACCATATTCCATTCACTGTGTATGTGACAACAGATTTCCCTGACAACCGTGCGTTTGTGTGGTGGTATTGGCTGGAGAATCTTCTGCTAAATGAATCAACATTTATTGTAAACGATGGCGACAGTTACCCATGTGATTCGATATCGGACAGAAATCAAACATTCGAAGCGATTAAACAAAAGATGCGCAACCATCCGTCGGCAAATGCAAAAACCGCATTACAGGAACTATTGGGTTCAACGTTCAATGAATATCAAAACATGGCTATGCCTGATCTGTTACTTTCCTGGGATGATATCCGTACATTGCTAAGAAGTGGGCTATGCACTATAGGCTCGCATGGCGTAACCCATACTTCGCTGACACAACTCAATGAATCATCGCTGATGAATGAATTGCAACAATCGCGCCAACGTCTTAAGAAAGAAACCGGACAGGAACCAACCCATTTTGCCTATCCTTACGGTGATATGAATAATTACGTGGCAGCAGCCGTAAAACAATCCGGATACTTATCTGCAGTATGTATCGATGGAGGGATGCAGCGGCAACATCAGAATCCATTTTATTTCAAACGCGCTTTGCTTTACCAGCCATGA
- a CDS encoding glycosyltransferase family 2 protein: protein MTKLSIITINLNNAEGLRKTIESVINQTFTDFEYIIIDGGSTDESVDIIRQFADRITYWISEPDTGIYNAMNKGIKKAEGEYLQFLNSGDWLYSESILKEVFALNRTEDILYGNDALFYNEQHITFKTYPTKLTGFLLYTGTISHQATFHKATLFDTLYDEHYKIASDWKFQIEKIIFENCSTYYLNKTIIYFDMMGISQNQVFSELQNNERTQILSEYFPERILADYQTLQQLKSEQSTKYIGNIKTIMLHPWLWRLVRRFISIMASFAKVFQA, encoded by the coding sequence ATGACTAAACTATCTATCATCACCATCAACCTCAATAACGCCGAAGGATTACGTAAAACCATAGAAAGCGTGATAAACCAAACTTTCACCGATTTTGAATACATCATCATTGACGGAGGAAGTACTGATGAAAGCGTAGATATTATCAGACAATTTGCGGATCGAATTACATATTGGATAAGTGAACCCGATACAGGTATTTATAATGCCATGAATAAGGGCATTAAAAAAGCGGAAGGAGAATATTTGCAATTTCTCAATTCAGGCGATTGGTTGTATTCAGAGTCCATTCTCAAAGAAGTATTTGCATTGAACAGAACTGAAGATATTCTGTATGGTAACGATGCCCTATTCTATAATGAGCAACATATTACATTCAAAACATATCCTACTAAACTCACTGGGTTCCTGCTTTATACGGGAACCATCTCGCATCAGGCAACTTTCCACAAAGCAACATTATTTGATACTTTGTATGATGAACATTATAAAATAGCTTCCGATTGGAAATTTCAGATTGAAAAAATCATTTTTGAAAACTGTTCTACTTATTACCTGAATAAAACCATCATCTATTTTGATATGATGGGAATCAGTCAAAACCAGGTATTCTCAGAATTACAAAACAACGAAAGGACGCAAATATTAAGCGAATATTTTCCGGAAAGAATCTTAGCTGATTATCAAACATTGCAACAATTAAAAAGCGAGCAGAGCACTAAATACATCGGAAATATTAAAACCATCATGCTACATCCCTGGCTATGGAGGCTAGTCAGACGGTTTATAAGTATTATGGCATCATTTGCCAAAGTTTTTCAGGCATAA
- a CDS encoding glycosyltransferase family 2 protein codes for MPKVSVIVPNYNHAPFLKQRIDSILDQTYPDFELILLDDCSSDHSQEILNTYRHHPKVTQIIFNETNSGSTFRQWEKGIALAKGEYIWIAESDDWAEPEFLSTLTHVLDKQPTAGLAYCDSKIHIEGEKATIFAAYKTGKFNSDHWQKDYCWEGNKEIERALLWDCTINNASAVLLRKSILETIFPFPYAFRFSGDWYCFLRIAAISSIAYTPQLLSNYRGHTSNVSKKAGYDYLVELFYIYNWLWNNKIVSDQQLIIKAFHAYVSDIYASGLPWEPLRDFKQLRPINHFLYNKMTIKLLRRKLRRCFIKTPATKTRSNTNKLDNK; via the coding sequence ATGCCCAAAGTTTCGGTCATCGTACCCAATTATAACCATGCCCCTTTCCTGAAGCAACGGATTGATAGCATACTGGATCAAACTTATCCGGATTTTGAACTGATTCTGTTAGATGATTGTTCTTCCGATCATAGCCAGGAAATATTGAATACGTACAGACATCATCCGAAAGTTACACAGATTATCTTCAATGAAACTAATAGTGGAAGCACTTTCAGGCAATGGGAGAAAGGAATTGCACTGGCAAAAGGTGAATATATCTGGATTGCTGAAAGTGATGACTGGGCAGAACCGGAATTTTTATCCACGTTAACGCATGTTCTTGACAAACAACCCACAGCAGGACTTGCCTATTGTGACAGCAAAATTCATATTGAGGGAGAAAAGGCAACAATATTTGCCGCTTATAAAACGGGAAAGTTCAATTCCGATCACTGGCAGAAGGATTATTGCTGGGAAGGAAATAAAGAAATTGAACGGGCACTTTTATGGGATTGCACCATCAACAATGCCAGTGCAGTGCTGCTCCGCAAGTCAATACTGGAGACAATATTTCCGTTCCCATATGCTTTTCGGTTTTCAGGTGACTGGTATTGTTTTCTTCGAATAGCAGCCATCTCCTCCATTGCCTATACCCCTCAATTACTGAGTAACTACCGGGGACATACCTCTAATGTTTCTAAAAAGGCCGGATACGATTATCTGGTAGAACTATTCTATATTTATAATTGGTTATGGAATAACAAAATTGTATCTGACCAACAGTTAATCATAAAAGCTTTTCATGCTTATGTCAGTGATATATATGCCTCGGGATTACCCTGGGAACCTCTCAGGGATTTTAAGCAATTGCGACCTATCAATCATTTTTTATATAACAAAATGACAATAAAACTATTACGGCGAAAACTACGAAGATGCTTTATAAAAACCCCTGCCACAAAGACACGAAGTAACACAAACAAATTAGACAATAAATAG
- a CDS encoding alpha-1,2-fucosyltransferase — protein sequence MIIVSLKCQMGNQLFQYAFGAANAKRLHTRFIPFLNTPYYPFKLEYFKLDPFTRFVFSYPKITRQYSRVCRKLVKHMIKTKIDDNEWHLLDNIENNCYYDGFFQSERYFQPFPDTIRRRFRIKKSYRNAFENKYGELFRTHKTIVVHLRRKDYNLVGYDDIGGVNIALPLTYYQKAFEQIKQLDDYVILFISDDIESVKNDFGNHPNYRFETNPSIIDFQLIQHADIAIIANSTFAWWAAYLSHKPSAQIYAPAYWWGFKVRKEFPVGIMTAKFHQIEF from the coding sequence ATGATCATTGTCTCACTGAAATGCCAAATGGGGAATCAACTGTTTCAATACGCTTTTGGAGCAGCAAATGCAAAACGGCTACATACCCGCTTCATCCCATTTTTAAATACACCTTACTATCCTTTCAAACTGGAGTATTTTAAACTGGATCCTTTTACCCGTTTTGTGTTTTCTTATCCCAAAATCACCCGGCAATATTCACGCGTATGCAGAAAACTGGTAAAGCATATGATTAAGACAAAAATAGATGACAATGAATGGCATCTCTTAGACAACATTGAGAACAATTGTTATTACGACGGCTTTTTCCAGTCCGAACGCTATTTTCAACCATTCCCAGACACCATTCGCAGACGATTCCGGATCAAAAAATCATATCGTAACGCTTTTGAAAATAAATACGGAGAACTTTTCCGTACGCACAAAACCATTGTTGTCCATTTAAGAAGAAAGGACTACAATCTCGTCGGATACGATGACATTGGAGGAGTCAACATTGCCCTGCCACTTACTTACTATCAAAAAGCGTTTGAGCAGATTAAACAACTGGACGACTATGTTATCTTGTTTATCAGCGACGATATCGAAAGCGTCAAAAATGATTTTGGCAACCATCCTAATTATCGGTTTGAAACGAATCCCTCAATTATCGATTTTCAGTTGATTCAACATGCAGATATTGCCATTATTGCCAATAGCACGTTTGCCTGGTGGGCAGCTTATTTGTCGCACAAACCTTCTGCCCAAATTTATGCACCGGCCTATTGGTGGGGATTCAAAGTCAGGAAAGAGTTCCCCGTTGGTATTATGACCGCTAAATTTCACCAGATCGAATTTTAA
- a CDS encoding glycosyltransferase family 2 protein: protein MLTTFFTHYNIRFQKKHRLKTLLQLACNMVLCRVWQIKKRILGIHHPVVHLYAVCWNEEKIIPFFLIHYNEFVDHYYIYDNYSDDTTDSLLSAQSNITVLKYDTGGTFNDLAHQQIKNNAWKQSRGKADFVIVCDMDEFLYHPEIKSFLTVHLTNKSIFQPHGFEMISAYYPDATKSITQSVKTGFPSHYFNKMILFDPHRITEINFKPGAHEAYPEGIVKISQYDELKLLHYKNLGIEYMLNRINMYRKRLSQVNRELEMGLQYEHENQAIIEEFQRNLHVAAPVIP, encoded by the coding sequence ATGCTTACGACCTTCTTTACCCATTATAATATCCGTTTCCAGAAAAAACACCGCCTCAAAACGCTTTTGCAATTGGCATGCAATATGGTCCTTTGCAGAGTATGGCAGATCAAAAAACGGATCTTGGGCATTCATCATCCCGTGGTACACCTTTATGCTGTCTGCTGGAACGAAGAAAAAATCATTCCGTTCTTCTTAATACACTACAACGAATTTGTGGATCATTATTATATCTATGATAACTATTCCGACGATACTACGGATTCGTTGCTTTCAGCCCAATCCAATATCACCGTTCTCAAATATGACACTGGAGGCACATTTAATGACCTTGCCCATCAACAAATCAAAAACAACGCATGGAAACAATCACGAGGAAAAGCCGACTTTGTTATCGTTTGTGACATGGATGAATTTTTGTATCACCCCGAAATAAAATCATTTCTGACTGTTCATTTAACCAACAAATCGATCTTTCAACCTCATGGATTTGAAATGATATCAGCATATTATCCTGACGCCACAAAAAGTATAACACAGTCTGTTAAAACCGGATTTCCAAGCCACTATTTCAATAAAATGATTTTATTTGATCCTCACCGGATTACGGAGATTAATTTTAAACCGGGAGCACATGAAGCTTATCCGGAAGGCATTGTAAAAATCAGTCAATATGACGAACTAAAATTGTTACACTATAAAAATCTTGGAATCGAATATATGCTCAATCGCATTAATATGTATCGGAAACGTTTATCACAAGTAAATCGTGAACTGGAAATGGGATTACAATACGAGCATGAAAACCAGGCTATTATTGAAGAATTTCAGAGAAATTTACATGTCGCTGCGCCTGTCATTCCGTAA